TCCAAGTGAAATTAAATTACACGCCTTGGAAGCTAAAAGAGCTAAAACTAAAAACATTGGAGAATAAATTAAAAGTATTGTTACATGCTTCCAATTTCGACCAGCGATACTGCCATTTAGCCACATTAATACACCCGCGATCTTATCGGAGTTAAGAATAGCAAGTATAGAAGAAATAGAACCTAAGAAAGCATTAACTGCAACACCTGCCAAGACTATTCTTACTGGAGAAAGGCCATTTTTCCAAGCTAACGCATAAACAATTAAAGCTGCAAATAATCCTCCAAAAAAACTAATAATTGGTAAAAGCAAAGTATACTGTGGAAGATAAAGCATAACTAATATCGCCAAAACACTTGCACCTGATGAAACTCCCGTGATGCCTGGGTCAACCAAAGGATTCTGCATAACTGCTTGAAGCAAAACACCCGCCACGGCTAAATTTGCACCAACGATTATAGATGTTACAATTCTTGGTAATCTAAGGTACATTATAATTTCCCAATTTTGCACTTCTTTACCAAGAAAGCCATGGAATA
This region of Fervidobacterium thailandense genomic DNA includes:
- a CDS encoding FecCD family ABC transporter permease translates to MESSLTSANVYSKKRLIYTPFMLSLTLLFVTALLSLSVGSVNIPLKDIFHGFLGKEVQNWEIIMYLRLPRIVTSIIVGANLAVAGVLLQAVMQNPLVDPGITGVSSGASVLAILVMLYLPQYTLLLPIISFFGGLFAALIVYALAWKNGLSPVRIVLAGVAVNAFLGSISSILAILNSDKIAGVLMWLNGSIAGRNWKHVTILLIYSPMFLVLALLASKACNLISLGEKNALSIGTNVNLTRFLISIIAIFLASISTCVVGIIGFLALVAPHISRMIVGSNHKYLIPFSMVLGSNILLLADTLSRSIAKPYEIPVGITMSMFGGPFFIYLLRRRLRK